The Lujinxingia litoralis genome has a window encoding:
- a CDS encoding complex I subunit 1/NuoH family protein yields MMVEVLISIAKIFVIVLGFVMAVAGLLTLLGDRKQSSKIQNRVGPNQAKILGIGILGIPHFLADGLKLVLKENITPAGANRFLHTLAPTLVLAPALIGWAVIPFMDHFCTGSIQTTTEYTEICVGGDWKNYFSIMHLNAGLLFAFAIAAISVYGAAIAGWASNSKYSLLGGLRSSAQMISYEVSMGLSLAGVLLIYGTLDLNEMARMQGYLLWDWLPMWGVVVQPLAFFLFFLAGMAETKRAPFDLPEGESEIVAGYLTEYSTMKFAMMQLAEYAATVFIAALIAVIFLGGWQVPFIYGDGIRIFDNHWVPFGEQAWYWISIFLRIGAMVFKILLLVWLQFMMRWTLPRFRYDQVMTLGWKILLPLSIANLFVTALIVTLL; encoded by the coding sequence ATGATGGTCGAAGTGCTCATTAGCATCGCCAAGATCTTCGTCATCGTCCTGGGGTTTGTCATGGCCGTCGCCGGCCTGCTGACACTCCTGGGCGACCGCAAGCAGTCGTCGAAGATCCAAAACCGCGTGGGACCGAACCAGGCCAAGATCCTGGGCATCGGGATTCTGGGTATCCCCCACTTCCTGGCCGACGGTCTCAAGCTGGTGCTCAAGGAAAACATTACGCCGGCCGGGGCCAACCGCTTCTTGCACACGCTGGCACCGACCCTGGTGCTGGCACCGGCGCTGATCGGCTGGGCGGTGATCCCCTTTATGGATCACTTCTGCACCGGCTCGATCCAAACCACCACCGAGTACACCGAGATCTGCGTGGGGGGAGACTGGAAGAACTACTTCTCCATCATGCATCTCAACGCCGGCCTGCTCTTCGCGTTTGCCATTGCCGCCATCTCGGTCTACGGCGCCGCCATCGCCGGGTGGGCATCCAACAGCAAGTACAGCCTCCTGGGCGGCCTGCGCTCCTCGGCTCAGATGATCTCTTACGAGGTTTCCATGGGGCTGAGCCTGGCTGGCGTCCTCCTGATCTACGGCACCCTGGACCTCAACGAGATGGCCCGCATGCAGGGCTACCTGCTCTGGGACTGGCTGCCGATGTGGGGCGTGGTGGTTCAGCCGCTGGCCTTCTTCCTCTTCTTTTTGGCCGGTATGGCCGAGACCAAGCGTGCGCCCTTCGACCTGCCCGAGGGCGAGTCTGAGATTGTGGCCGGGTACCTCACCGAGTACTCCACGATGAAGTTCGCGATGATGCAGCTGGCGGAGTACGCCGCCACCGTGTTCATCGCCGCGCTCATCGCCGTGATCTTCCTCGGCGGCTGGCAGGTGCCCTTCATCTACGGTGATGGCATCCGCATCTTCGACAACCACTGGGTGCCCTTCGGTGAGCAGGCCTGGTACTGGATCTCGATCTTCCTGCGCATCGGCGCGATGGTCTTCAAGATCCTGCTGCTCGTCTGGCTGCAGTTCATGATGCGCTGGACCCTGCCGCGCTTCCGCTACGACCAGGTCATGACGCTGGGTTGGAAGATTCTGCTCCCGCTGAGCATTGCCAACCTCTTTGTCACCGCGCTGATCGTCACCCTGCTTTAA
- a CDS encoding 2Fe-2S iron-sulfur cluster-binding protein, with translation MPKVTINGTEIEVEKGTTILRAAAQAGYEVPHFCYHPALSIPANCRMCLVEVEGSWKLQPSCYSQVSDGMVVNTKSERVIKAQKAVLEFILINHPVDCPICDQAGECKLQDYYMAYDAQESRLRTEKTAKVKVFPIGPEVLYDGERCILCTRCVRFCEEITGTNELTVVQRGDAAEIRPFPGRTLDNPYSVCTADICPVGALTSRDFRFKCRVWLLSSTDSVCTGCSNGCNIHLEHFRNEVQRYRPRFNPEVNDYWMCDAGRLTYKAIHADRLVRPMSNGAELNWHGVCGTAADKLARAKEDSGTIGFVLSPQASCEDLHLARRFATEVLGANRLYVGGNPDGFEDDFLIKADKNPNRRGLATIFAGTGELLGFEALIKDMESGAVKSLYMMETQIPVDGDARERFLAAVDKLDLFVLQSQHHGELSTRAHIALPACSHAETEGTFVNFDGVAQEFERAFAPHGESLPHWQIFMRLARAMDHKLTYTFVHQIRKEMFEGSAATEEASQSPAE, from the coding sequence ATGCCAAAAGTCACCATCAACGGGACCGAGATCGAGGTCGAGAAAGGGACCACCATCCTGCGCGCTGCCGCTCAGGCTGGCTATGAAGTGCCCCACTTCTGCTACCACCCCGCGCTCTCGATCCCGGCCAACTGCCGTATGTGTCTGGTCGAAGTCGAAGGCTCCTGGAAGCTGCAGCCCTCGTGCTACTCCCAGGTCAGCGACGGGATGGTTGTCAACACCAAGAGCGAGCGGGTGATCAAGGCCCAGAAAGCCGTTCTGGAGTTCATCCTGATCAACCACCCGGTCGACTGCCCGATCTGCGACCAGGCCGGTGAGTGCAAGCTCCAGGATTACTACATGGCCTACGACGCGCAGGAATCTCGTCTGCGCACCGAGAAGACCGCCAAAGTCAAAGTCTTCCCGATCGGCCCGGAGGTCCTCTACGATGGCGAGCGCTGCATTCTATGCACCCGCTGCGTGCGCTTCTGCGAAGAGATCACCGGCACCAACGAGCTCACCGTCGTGCAGCGTGGTGACGCCGCCGAGATCCGCCCCTTCCCCGGGCGCACTCTCGACAACCCCTATTCGGTGTGCACGGCCGACATCTGCCCGGTGGGCGCGCTGACCTCGCGGGACTTCCGCTTTAAGTGCCGCGTCTGGCTGCTGAGCTCTACCGATAGCGTCTGCACCGGCTGCTCCAACGGATGCAACATCCACCTGGAGCACTTCCGCAACGAAGTGCAGCGCTACCGTCCGCGCTTCAATCCGGAGGTCAACGACTACTGGATGTGCGATGCCGGTCGCCTGACCTACAAAGCCATTCACGCCGACCGCCTGGTGCGTCCGATGAGCAACGGCGCCGAACTCAACTGGCACGGGGTCTGCGGCACCGCCGCCGACAAGCTGGCCCGGGCTAAAGAAGACTCCGGAACCATCGGATTTGTGCTCAGCCCCCAGGCCAGCTGCGAAGACCTCCACCTGGCCCGACGCTTTGCCACCGAAGTGCTCGGTGCGAATCGACTCTACGTGGGCGGTAACCCCGACGGCTTCGAGGACGACTTCCTCATCAAAGCCGACAAGAACCCCAACCGCCGCGGGCTGGCCACGATCTTCGCCGGCACCGGCGAGTTGCTCGGCTTCGAGGCATTGATCAAAGACATGGAGAGCGGCGCGGTCAAGTCGCTCTACATGATGGAAACGCAGATCCCGGTCGACGGAGACGCCCGTGAGCGTTTCCTGGCGGCGGTCGACAAGCTCGACCTCTTCGTTCTGCAGTCTCAGCACCACGGTGAGTTGTCCACCCGGGCGCATATCGCCCTGCCGGCCTGCTCCCATGCCGAGACCGAAGGCACCTTTGTGAACTTCGACGGCGTCGCCCAGGAGTTTGAGCGTGCCTTCGCGCCCCATGGCGAGTCGCTGCCGCACTGGCAGATCTTCATGCGCCTGGCCCGCGCCATGGATCACAAACTCACCTACACCTTCGTCCATCAGATCCGAAAGGAGATGTTCGAGGGCTCGGCGGCCACCGAAGAGGCGTCTCAGTCTCCTGCTGAGTAA
- the nuoD gene encoding NADH dehydrogenase (quinone) subunit D, translated as MAEDIYQPIDQDIHSEPMILQMGPSHPATHGTVRFTLTMEGEKVIKCETEVGYLHRGFEKECEEATWTQVFPYTDRLNYVSPLLNNFGYALAVEKLLGIEVPERCDWIRTIMGELSRLSDHLTCIGAGGLELGAMTAFLYAIEGRELVWDLIEQVTGARLTVSYGRIGGLKDDLTPDFAERWAYTRKRLIEIHETTHKLLTRNRIFLDRMEGTGVITPEMGVSYGYTGVCLRSTGVAYDVRKDHPYFKYGEVDFDVPVGKHGDNMDRYLCRMEEVVQSIRIIDQCLEKMKPGPINTDDPRVALPNKEKVYNTIEGMISHFKIIFEGVQVPAGEVYSYTEGGNGELGFYIVSNGTGKPWKIHVRSPSLIVMGGIHKLFEGGLLADIIPTFDTINMIGGECDK; from the coding sequence ATGGCCGAAGATATCTACCAGCCGATTGACCAGGACATCCACAGCGAGCCGATGATCCTCCAGATGGGTCCAAGCCACCCTGCCACCCACGGCACCGTGCGCTTCACCCTGACCATGGAAGGCGAAAAGGTCATCAAATGCGAGACCGAGGTCGGCTACCTGCACCGCGGGTTTGAGAAGGAATGTGAAGAGGCCACCTGGACTCAGGTCTTCCCCTACACGGACCGACTCAACTACGTCAGTCCCCTGCTCAACAACTTCGGCTACGCGCTGGCCGTCGAGAAGCTCCTGGGCATCGAGGTTCCGGAACGCTGCGACTGGATCCGCACGATCATGGGCGAACTCAGCCGCCTCTCCGACCACCTGACCTGCATCGGCGCCGGTGGTCTGGAACTCGGCGCGATGACCGCGTTCCTCTACGCCATCGAAGGACGCGAGCTCGTCTGGGACCTCATTGAGCAGGTCACCGGCGCGCGTCTCACCGTAAGCTACGGCCGCATCGGCGGACTCAAGGATGACCTGACCCCCGACTTCGCCGAGCGCTGGGCCTACACCCGCAAGCGTCTCATCGAAATTCACGAGACCACCCACAAGCTGCTCACGCGCAACCGTATCTTCCTCGACCGCATGGAAGGCACCGGCGTAATCACCCCCGAGATGGGCGTCTCCTACGGCTATACCGGAGTCTGCCTGCGCTCGACCGGTGTGGCCTACGACGTGCGTAAAGATCACCCCTACTTCAAGTACGGCGAAGTCGACTTCGACGTCCCCGTGGGCAAGCACGGCGACAACATGGACCGCTACCTCTGCCGTATGGAAGAGGTGGTCCAGTCGATCCGCATCATCGACCAGTGCCTGGAAAAAATGAAACCGGGCCCGATCAACACCGACGATCCCCGGGTGGCCCTTCCCAATAAAGAGAAGGTCTACAACACGATCGAGGGGATGATCTCTCACTTTAAGATCATCTTCGAAGGTGTTCAGGTCCCCGCCGGTGAAGTGTACAGCTACACCGAGGGCGGCAACGGCGAACTGGGCTTCTACATCGTGTCCAACGGCACCGGGAAGCCCTGGAAGATCCACGTTCGCTCGCCGAGCCTGATCGTGATGGGCGGCATCCACAAGCTCTTTGAAGGCGGCCTTCTCGCGGACATCATCCCCACCTTCGACACCATCAATATGATCGGTGGCGAGTGCGATAAGTAA